The following are encoded together in the Flavihumibacter fluvii genome:
- a CDS encoding assimilatory sulfite reductase (NADPH) flavoprotein subunit, translating to MSAANVVLPTSLFSPKEQEQVQELIQKFSTQQLQWLAGYLTGLQHSNQQLLQLINRIPVTQESITTEPLAGQDSITILFGSKSGNSKKVAKNLHDKLIARGFTASLQDMNQYQPARLKEEKWLFVVVSTHGEGDPPPAAEDLHAFINGRKAPALKDTRYAVLALGDKSYASYCQTGKDFDARLSALQANRILERADADVDYEDTAESWIEAVLAKVQESFSSSPVKQSSPATLSSGNGAATTKTAVSYSRKNPFTATILEKVQLNGRGSAKETYHVEISLENSGLNYLPGDTVGLWVENEPSLVEGLIAYKNWDPNTIIIHKDTPYTLFDFFRQKAELTTISGSFLTSYIAFINDPADAHALINILGDKQELGAFVYGRDIWDVLQQFPAAITVEDLCSILLPLQPRLYSIASSIQAHPEEVHITVARVKYQHKNRIHRGVASNYIADILEPGKEIKLFIESNESFRLPESQGTPVIMVGPGTGIAPFRAFVEERSETGAEGNNWLFFGDQHFSTDFLYQTEWQRFIKQGSLTRMNTAFSRDGKNKIYVQHRMQQHAAELFKWLENGAHFYVCGDAKRMAKDVKQTLVDIVQQEGKLSEEAAVDYVKQLIKKGRYQEDVY from the coding sequence ATGAGCGCTGCAAACGTAGTACTGCCTACCAGTTTGTTCTCCCCAAAAGAACAGGAACAGGTGCAGGAATTGATTCAAAAATTCTCCACCCAGCAACTGCAATGGCTGGCAGGATACCTGACTGGACTTCAGCATAGTAATCAGCAGTTATTGCAATTGATCAACCGTATACCGGTTACCCAGGAATCCATTACAACAGAGCCATTGGCAGGCCAGGATAGTATCACCATATTATTTGGTTCCAAAAGTGGCAATAGCAAGAAAGTCGCCAAAAACCTCCATGATAAACTGATCGCACGGGGGTTTACTGCCTCATTGCAGGACATGAACCAATACCAGCCAGCCAGGTTAAAGGAAGAGAAATGGCTTTTTGTGGTGGTTAGTACGCATGGTGAAGGTGATCCGCCTCCGGCAGCGGAAGATTTACACGCTTTTATTAATGGCAGGAAAGCACCGGCTCTCAAGGATACCCGTTATGCTGTACTTGCTTTGGGAGATAAAAGTTATGCCAGCTATTGTCAAACGGGTAAAGATTTCGATGCGCGCCTTTCTGCCTTGCAGGCAAATCGAATTTTAGAAAGGGCTGATGCTGACGTAGATTATGAAGATACAGCCGAATCCTGGATTGAAGCCGTACTGGCCAAAGTGCAGGAATCATTTTCTTCATCCCCTGTAAAACAGTCATCCCCTGCAACATTATCCTCCGGAAATGGTGCTGCCACAACTAAAACGGCCGTCAGCTATTCAAGGAAAAACCCCTTTACAGCTACTATCCTGGAGAAAGTACAGTTAAATGGCCGGGGGTCTGCTAAAGAAACCTACCATGTGGAAATATCACTGGAGAATAGTGGCTTGAATTATTTGCCGGGAGATACCGTTGGGCTTTGGGTGGAAAATGAACCCTCACTTGTCGAAGGCCTCATCGCCTATAAGAATTGGGACCCTAATACAATTATTATACATAAGGACACGCCATATACTTTATTTGATTTTTTTCGGCAAAAGGCGGAACTAACAACCATCAGTGGTTCATTCCTTACATCGTATATTGCTTTTATCAATGATCCGGCTGATGCACATGCCTTAATTAATATCCTGGGTGATAAACAGGAACTTGGCGCTTTTGTTTATGGGCGGGATATATGGGATGTGCTGCAGCAATTCCCGGCTGCAATAACTGTTGAAGACCTTTGTTCAATACTGCTTCCACTTCAACCAAGATTATATTCCATTGCCAGTTCCATTCAGGCGCATCCAGAAGAAGTGCATATAACTGTTGCACGGGTGAAATACCAGCATAAAAACCGGATACATCGTGGTGTAGCATCTAATTATATTGCCGATATCCTGGAACCAGGAAAGGAAATAAAATTGTTTATTGAATCCAACGAATCATTCCGGCTACCCGAAAGTCAAGGTACACCGGTCATAATGGTTGGCCCAGGGACTGGGATAGCACCGTTCAGGGCCTTTGTGGAAGAGAGGAGCGAAACAGGTGCAGAAGGCAATAACTGGCTCTTTTTTGGCGACCAGCATTTTAGTACAGATTTCCTTTACCAAACTGAATGGCAGCGTTTTATTAAACAGGGTAGCCTTACCCGAATGAATACTGCATTCTCAAGGGATGGTAAAAATAAAATATACGTCCAGCACAGGATGCAACAGCATGCAGCAGAACTCTTTAAATGGCTTGAAAATGGTGCTCATTTTTATGTTTGCGGCGATGCAAAACGGATGGCAAAAGATGTAAAGCAAACCCTGGTTGATATCGTTCAGCAGGAAGGAAAATTGTCTGAAGAAGCAGCTGTAGATTATGTGAAACAATTGATTAAAAAAGGCCGTTACCAGGAAGATGTGTATTGA
- the cysK gene encoding cysteine synthase A: MVASNILETIGNTPHVRLNRVFGNTHNVYIKLERSNPGASIKDRIALAMIEDAEQKGILHKDSVIIEPTSGNTGIGLAMVAAVKGYKIILVMPESMSIERRRLMSLYGASFELTPREKGMKGAIEKAKELVAATPNGWMPQQFDNPANTEIHRKTTAQEIIKDFPNGIDYLITGVGTGGHITGCAEVLKAKFPNLKVFAVEPELSPILSGGSPAPHPIQGIGAGFVPSIYNKDVIDGVITVSKDDAFSFAQRAAKEEGIFMGISSGASLAAVSKKLSEIPAGSTVLTFNYDTGERYLSIDGLY, from the coding sequence ATGGTTGCTTCTAACATTCTTGAAACTATCGGAAATACGCCTCATGTAAGGCTGAACAGGGTTTTCGGAAATACACATAATGTGTATATTAAGCTGGAACGTAGTAATCCTGGCGCCAGTATTAAAGACCGTATCGCTCTGGCCATGATTGAGGATGCGGAACAAAAAGGAATCCTGCATAAGGACAGTGTAATCATTGAACCGACCTCCGGAAACACTGGAATTGGTTTGGCAATGGTAGCCGCTGTAAAAGGATATAAAATCATCCTGGTTATGCCGGAAAGTATGAGTATCGAAAGAAGGCGCCTGATGAGTTTATATGGTGCGAGTTTTGAGCTGACCCCGCGCGAAAAAGGAATGAAAGGCGCCATAGAGAAGGCTAAGGAATTGGTTGCTGCCACGCCAAATGGATGGATGCCACAGCAGTTTGACAATCCGGCTAATACCGAAATACACCGGAAAACGACCGCGCAGGAGATTATAAAAGATTTCCCGAATGGTATCGACTACCTGATTACCGGCGTAGGAACAGGTGGACATATTACCGGATGTGCGGAAGTGCTTAAAGCAAAGTTCCCTAACCTGAAAGTATTTGCTGTTGAACCTGAATTGTCACCAATTTTAAGTGGAGGGTCACCCGCACCGCACCCCATCCAGGGAATTGGCGCAGGCTTTGTTCCATCCATATATAATAAGGATGTGATTGACGGGGTAATTACTGTAAGCAAAGATGATGCTTTTTCCTTTGCACAAAGAGCGGCAAAAGAAGAGGGGATTTTTATGGGGATTTCAAGTGGCGCATCCCTTGCTGCCGTATCAAAAAAACTCTCAGAGATCCCTGCTGGCAGTACTGTGTTAACCTTTAACTATGACACTGGTGAACGTTACCTGTCCATTGATGGACTTTATTAA
- the cysD gene encoding sulfate adenylyltransferase subunit CysD, giving the protein MSNNSTIPAFPRMLEDESIYIMREVAAQFENPALLFSGGKDSITLVRLAQKAFWPGKIPFPLLHVDTGHNFPETIEFRDWLVKETGAELIVRYVQDSIDAGKVKEETGKYASRNVLQTVTLLDAIEEFKFDACIGGARRDEEKARAKERIFSVRDDFGQWDPKKQRPELFDMLNGRINIGENVRVFPISNWTELDVWTYIKEEQMAIPTIYFTHSREVIERDGMIWPNSPFLNTSAEEIPFEEIVRFRTVGDMTCTAAVASTANNIDDIIREILSAKISERGARMDDKRSEAAMEQRKKEGYF; this is encoded by the coding sequence ATGTCAAATAATTCAACCATACCTGCATTCCCAAGGATGTTAGAAGATGAGAGTATTTATATTATGCGGGAAGTGGCTGCTCAGTTTGAAAATCCAGCACTTTTATTTAGTGGTGGTAAAGATTCTATCACACTGGTTAGACTGGCTCAAAAAGCCTTCTGGCCAGGAAAAATTCCTTTCCCGTTATTACATGTTGATACCGGTCACAATTTTCCGGAAACCATTGAGTTCCGCGATTGGCTGGTTAAGGAAACCGGTGCAGAATTGATTGTGCGGTATGTACAGGATAGCATCGATGCCGGTAAGGTTAAGGAGGAAACCGGCAAATATGCCAGCCGGAATGTATTGCAAACGGTAACACTTTTAGATGCTATCGAAGAGTTTAAATTCGATGCTTGCATCGGTGGTGCAAGAAGGGATGAGGAAAAGGCCCGCGCAAAAGAACGGATATTTTCCGTACGAGATGATTTCGGCCAGTGGGATCCCAAAAAACAAAGACCAGAATTATTTGATATGCTCAACGGGCGTATTAATATCGGTGAAAACGTTAGGGTATTTCCAATCAGTAACTGGACAGAATTAGATGTATGGACCTATATCAAGGAAGAGCAGATGGCTATCCCCACGATTTACTTTACGCACAGCCGGGAAGTGATCGAACGTGATGGGATGATCTGGCCCAATAGCCCGTTCCTGAATACCAGCGCGGAAGAAATTCCTTTTGAAGAAATTGTTCGATTCCGTACAGTAGGTGATATGACCTGTACCGCAGCAGTAGCTTCAACAGCTAATAATATTGACGACATCATTCGTGAAATCCTTTCTGCTAAAATCTCTGAAAGAGGAGCCAGGATGGACGATAAGCGCAGTGAAGCCGCTATGGAACAACGAAAAAAAGAGGGATACTTCTAA
- the cysI gene encoding assimilatory sulfite reductase (NADPH) hemoprotein subunit, translating to MSLNQDKSKLSEVEHIKEKSKFLEGTIQDSLKDEVTGNLYAQDQHLIKFHGSYVQSDRELDKERKGQKLEPLYSFMIRVRVPGGVATPEQWIVIDDLATKYGMPTIKLTTRQAFELHNIYKHNLKQTIKEINASLLDSIAACGDVNRNVMNTVNPHTSAVHDAVQEAARMVSEHLTPRTTAYYKIWVNEEQVVGPNEEAPIDEPIYGKTYLPRKFKITFAIPPYNDTDVFAHDVGLIAIEEKGRLLGFNISVGGGMGMTFGDETTYPRLGNVIGFTPTEQLTDVCEKLVTIQRDYGNRENRKLSRFKYTIDRMGLDFIKNELNTRLGYDLAPALPFKFTTNGDSFGWIKGVNNKWYNTLYIEGGRVKDNEQFQLRKGLRAIAEMLVGGDFRLTGNQNVVIGNVSEEQKPKVEALLEQFGINAHQKVSSLHQHSIACVALNLCPLANSEAERYLPSLISKIHSILEKYGIGNEPITIRMTGCPNGCGRPYLGEIGFVGRAPGKYNLYLGASFNGDRLNVLYKEALSEEEILVTLDPLIKDFASQKSNNEHFGDYIVRKGLIQHSHSKSDFHLS from the coding sequence ATGTCGCTTAACCAGGATAAATCAAAACTCAGTGAAGTTGAACACATCAAGGAAAAAAGTAAATTCCTTGAAGGAACTATTCAGGATAGCCTTAAAGATGAGGTTACCGGTAATCTCTATGCGCAGGACCAGCACCTGATTAAATTTCATGGCAGTTATGTACAAAGTGACCGTGAGCTGGATAAGGAGAGAAAGGGACAAAAACTGGAGCCATTATATTCATTTATGATCCGCGTCCGTGTACCAGGTGGTGTGGCAACTCCGGAACAATGGATAGTAATTGATGACCTGGCCACCAAATATGGGATGCCAACCATCAAATTAACTACAAGACAGGCCTTTGAACTTCATAATATATATAAACATAACCTTAAGCAAACTATCAAGGAAATCAATGCTTCACTGCTTGATTCCATTGCTGCCTGTGGAGATGTTAACCGGAATGTGATGAATACCGTGAATCCGCATACGTCTGCCGTACATGATGCAGTCCAGGAAGCGGCAAGGATGGTAAGTGAACACCTTACGCCGCGTACAACAGCTTATTATAAAATCTGGGTGAATGAAGAACAGGTAGTTGGCCCGAATGAGGAAGCTCCGATTGATGAACCGATCTATGGCAAAACCTACCTGCCCAGAAAATTTAAAATAACATTTGCCATTCCGCCCTACAATGATACTGATGTATTTGCCCACGATGTAGGACTTATTGCGATTGAAGAAAAAGGCCGATTGCTGGGATTCAATATAAGTGTCGGCGGTGGCATGGGCATGACTTTTGGCGATGAAACTACTTATCCGCGATTGGGGAATGTAATAGGATTTACCCCTACTGAGCAATTAACAGACGTTTGTGAAAAATTAGTTACCATTCAGCGGGATTATGGCAATCGTGAAAACCGTAAGCTTTCACGATTCAAATATACCATTGATCGTATGGGCCTTGATTTCATAAAAAATGAATTAAATACAAGGCTTGGCTATGACCTGGCACCAGCCCTGCCATTTAAATTTACGACCAATGGTGACAGCTTTGGCTGGATCAAAGGGGTCAATAATAAATGGTATAATACCTTATATATTGAAGGAGGAAGGGTAAAGGATAATGAACAATTCCAATTGCGCAAAGGCCTTCGGGCCATCGCAGAAATGCTTGTTGGCGGTGATTTTAGGCTCACCGGTAACCAAAATGTGGTGATCGGCAATGTGTCAGAAGAACAAAAGCCTAAAGTTGAAGCCTTATTAGAGCAATTCGGAATAAATGCACATCAGAAAGTGAGCAGTCTTCACCAGCATTCCATTGCCTGTGTTGCGCTAAACCTTTGTCCATTGGCCAACAGTGAAGCGGAACGTTACCTTCCATCACTGATTTCAAAAATTCATTCGATCCTGGAAAAATATGGTATCGGCAATGAACCTATTACCATTCGAATGACTGGTTGCCCGAATGGTTGCGGCAGACCTTATTTAGGTGAGATTGGTTTCGTAGGCCGCGCACCCGGAAAATATAATCTTTACCTTGGCGCATCTTTTAATGGTGACCGATTAAATGTGTTATATAAAGAAGCTTTAAGTGAAGAGGAAATTCTGGTCACCCTCGATCCGCTGATCAAGGACTTTGCCAGCCAAAAAAGCAACAACGAACATTTTGGCGATTACATCGTAAGGAAGGGACTCATTCAGCATAGTCATTCAAAATCAGATTTCCACCTTAGTTAA
- the hemA gene encoding glutamyl-tRNA reductase has product MLAVAGINYQSAGFEHLSRFTTSNKVVEPCGDGILGKVWVKTCNRIEIYADLNLHCQKASEKLLLQQFGLNNRPEGLYIYFEDDAMMHLLKVSAGLDSAIVGEDQVLHQLKQAYKLSAGSKFNSPLLNKLFHKAFETGKNVRTFTNINKGNVSAASIAVSLIQSFIAEYQIQKNPSVLVIGAGETGALVTQILAGKGIQEISIWNRTASKAKAVAKQYGALAIPVKSLAEKFAQASIVVVAIRKKTPLLDYSQTASGKSAKRIIIDLSLPFQVQEDVASKNSFLYNLEQITAISEENAEKRKEAIDDAMQLVWASLHEIKAWKEQEWVGQTLQQWQILLHQIQERQLKAFAKKNPVADLNALAAYGRQLSANLLRQLAWTIRQQEKEGSEGQQWARLLSTVEPYEQLN; this is encoded by the coding sequence ATGTTAGCAGTTGCAGGCATAAATTATCAATCCGCCGGATTTGAACATTTGTCCAGGTTTACAACATCCAATAAAGTTGTTGAACCTTGTGGCGATGGAATTTTGGGTAAAGTGTGGGTTAAGACCTGCAACAGGATAGAGATTTATGCCGACCTTAACCTGCATTGCCAAAAGGCTTCTGAAAAACTACTCTTGCAGCAATTCGGTCTAAATAACAGACCAGAAGGCTTATATATCTATTTTGAGGATGATGCGATGATGCATCTCCTGAAAGTGTCGGCCGGATTGGATTCTGCAATTGTGGGAGAAGACCAGGTATTGCACCAGCTAAAGCAGGCATACAAATTATCCGCTGGTTCGAAATTTAATTCACCCTTGCTGAATAAGCTTTTCCACAAGGCTTTTGAAACTGGCAAAAACGTGAGGACGTTCACCAATATCAATAAGGGCAATGTTTCTGCAGCTTCGATAGCCGTTAGCTTAATACAATCTTTCATTGCTGAATACCAAATACAGAAAAACCCTTCAGTATTAGTGATTGGTGCAGGGGAAACAGGTGCTTTAGTTACACAAATACTGGCTGGCAAAGGAATTCAGGAAATCTCCATATGGAACAGGACTGCCTCAAAAGCAAAAGCAGTGGCCAAACAATATGGTGCATTAGCCATCCCAGTAAAATCACTGGCTGAAAAATTTGCACAAGCTTCTATTGTTGTCGTAGCCATCCGGAAAAAAACACCGCTGCTGGATTATTCACAAACAGCTTCGGGAAAATCTGCAAAACGGATCATCATAGATCTTTCATTGCCCTTTCAGGTTCAGGAAGATGTCGCTTCAAAAAATAGTTTTTTGTACAACCTTGAGCAAATTACAGCGATCAGTGAGGAGAATGCTGAAAAGAGAAAAGAAGCGATAGACGATGCGATGCAGTTAGTTTGGGCGTCACTTCATGAAATAAAAGCCTGGAAAGAGCAGGAATGGGTGGGCCAGACATTACAACAATGGCAAATCCTTTTACACCAGATCCAGGAAAGGCAATTGAAAGCGTTCGCCAAAAAAAATCCTGTAGCTGACCTGAATGCTCTTGCTGCTTATGGACGGCAATTGTCTGCAAATCTGCTTAGGCAATTGGCCTGGACCATCAGACAACAGGAAAAAGAAGGATCAGAAGGTCAGCAGTGGGCGAGGTTATTATCCACGGTAGAACCCTATGAACAATTAAATTAA
- a CDS encoding phosphoadenylyl-sulfate reductase produces MTMEINHLNTTLASLDAAERLKFISNQFTDGVVFSTSLGQEDQVITYFIANQKLPVKIFTLDTGRLFQETYDLLDKTIARYKVPVAIYFPDAAKVEAMVNEKGPNSFYESVENRKQCCYIRKVEPLNRALAGAKVWITGLRAEQSDNRHNLPFAEWDEVHQLIKVNPLLDWTLDKMLAFITEQNIPYNSLHDKGFPSIGCAPCTRAIEPGEDIRAGRWWWEASKKECGLHQESVQQN; encoded by the coding sequence ATAACCATGGAAATTAATCACCTGAATACTACGCTGGCCTCGCTGGATGCTGCTGAACGACTAAAATTTATAAGCAACCAGTTTACAGACGGAGTTGTTTTCTCTACCTCTCTCGGGCAGGAAGACCAGGTGATTACCTATTTTATTGCAAATCAAAAATTGCCTGTAAAAATTTTCACACTGGATACAGGAAGGCTTTTCCAGGAAACTTATGATTTATTGGATAAAACCATTGCCAGGTACAAGGTTCCTGTAGCCATTTATTTTCCTGATGCTGCAAAGGTAGAAGCCATGGTCAACGAAAAAGGACCGAATAGTTTTTATGAATCTGTTGAAAACAGGAAACAATGCTGTTATATCCGGAAAGTTGAACCACTGAACAGGGCCCTGGCGGGTGCTAAAGTCTGGATCACCGGCCTTAGGGCAGAACAGAGCGATAACCGGCATAACCTCCCATTCGCAGAATGGGATGAAGTCCATCAATTAATCAAAGTGAATCCATTGCTGGATTGGACCCTTGATAAGATGTTGGCTTTTATTACTGAACAGAATATTCCCTATAACTCCCTGCATGATAAAGGGTTTCCAAGCATCGGGTGTGCACCATGTACAAGAGCCATTGAACCAGGCGAAGATATCAGGGCCGGAAGATGGTGGTGGGAAGCCTCCAAAAAAGAATGTGGACTTCACCAGGAATCGGTTCAGCAAAATTAA
- a CDS encoding RrF2 family transcriptional regulator, which translates to MLSAKAQYAIHALTFLGENFQKGYIPINQIAEKRKIPPKFLEAILLEFRKAGLLGSKAGKNGGYYLLKNPKQIEMVQILRLMDGPIALLPCVSKKFYEPCRLCPYEEANCNIRRIFLEVRDATLQVIEGKSLYDLMQKGDLFNGDYVI; encoded by the coding sequence ATGTTATCTGCTAAAGCACAATATGCCATCCATGCCCTGACTTTCCTGGGGGAAAATTTCCAAAAAGGATATATTCCCATCAACCAGATTGCAGAAAAAAGAAAGATTCCGCCTAAATTTTTGGAGGCCATTTTACTTGAATTCAGAAAAGCAGGTCTGCTAGGCAGTAAGGCCGGAAAAAATGGGGGTTACTACCTGTTGAAAAATCCAAAGCAAATTGAAATGGTCCAGATATTGCGGTTGATGGATGGCCCCATTGCCCTGCTGCCATGTGTATCAAAAAAGTTTTACGAACCCTGCCGGTTATGCCCATACGAGGAGGCAAACTGCAATATCCGGCGAATTTTCCTTGAAGTAAGGGACGCAACCCTGCAAGTTATAGAAGGAAAATCTTTATATGATCTCATGCAAAAGGGCGACCTTTTTAATGGGGATTATGTGATTTAA
- a CDS encoding DUF2490 domain-containing protein, whose product MSCSIFCLLQQNSLHAQIARVTDWNTISWFQLGAEIEFNKKWGLHIDINSRYVDFVNDNMQKLFRTGVNFKASEKILVRAGFVFAMNSPYGDYTVNAYGKPFNERRLFEMVSISDKIGTINIEHRFVLEQRWGEKYSKPEIEEPDETSYQNRIRYRIRLQKPFLKNNHKGNYPYLLFYDEIMISFGNEVNANIFDQNRIAFLLGYRFNQFVRLEAGYLNQIAQLPRRVDNNNVFQHNNGLQVNLLLTIPTSKDIN is encoded by the coding sequence ATGTCTTGTTCTATATTTTGTTTGTTGCAGCAGAATTCACTTCATGCTCAAATTGCCAGGGTTACGGATTGGAACACAATTTCCTGGTTTCAGTTAGGAGCTGAAATTGAGTTTAATAAAAAATGGGGATTACATATTGATATTAATTCACGGTACGTGGATTTTGTAAATGATAATATGCAGAAATTGTTCCGGACTGGGGTGAATTTTAAAGCATCTGAAAAAATTTTAGTAAGAGCGGGATTTGTATTTGCCATGAATTCGCCATATGGCGATTACACCGTTAATGCCTATGGAAAACCATTCAATGAAAGAAGGCTATTCGAAATGGTAAGCATTTCAGATAAAATTGGCACTATTAATATAGAACATCGATTTGTCCTGGAACAAAGGTGGGGAGAGAAATATAGTAAACCGGAAATAGAAGAGCCAGATGAAACTTCTTACCAGAACCGTATCCGGTACCGGATACGACTTCAAAAACCGTTTTTGAAAAATAACCATAAGGGAAATTATCCATACCTGTTATTTTATGACGAAATAATGATTTCATTTGGTAATGAAGTGAACGCCAATATTTTTGACCAGAACCGGATCGCATTCCTTCTTGGATACCGATTCAATCAATTTGTACGGCTGGAAGCCGGATACCTGAACCAGATTGCCCAACTTCCAAGAAGGGTAGATAATAATAATGTATTTCAGCATAATAATGGATTACAGGTTAACCTGTTGCTGACCATCCCCACATCAAAAGATATTAATTGA
- the cobA gene encoding uroporphyrinogen-III C-methyltransferase, with the protein MKAVQPPYGIVYITGAGPGDINLVTLRAKAVIEQADVILYDNLINAEMLGWAPSGCEKIFVGKLPYCSVITQETINEWMVNHAEKGKRVVRLKGGDPLIFGRGAEEAAYLKKHAIAFEIIPGVTSSLAAGAYSGIPLTHRDASQMVLFVTGHTKKGRKTGLNFDWPMLAAFDGTIVFYMGVKHIDQISQQLIEAGKSPETLVAVIENGTLLHQRVISGNLAGIADDVIAAGIGTPALIIVGEVVRYHQELNWFENIQKQFHQRIA; encoded by the coding sequence ATGAAAGCAGTACAACCACCATATGGAATAGTTTATATAACTGGAGCAGGTCCGGGTGATATTAACCTGGTTACGCTTAGGGCTAAAGCAGTTATTGAACAAGCCGATGTGATTCTGTACGATAACCTGATCAATGCTGAAATGCTTGGTTGGGCGCCTTCTGGTTGTGAAAAAATATTTGTGGGGAAATTGCCTTATTGCTCAGTTATTACGCAGGAAACGATCAATGAATGGATGGTTAACCATGCAGAAAAGGGCAAACGGGTAGTGCGACTGAAAGGCGGGGACCCCCTGATTTTCGGAAGGGGCGCAGAAGAAGCGGCCTACCTGAAGAAGCATGCCATTGCTTTTGAAATCATTCCCGGAGTCACCAGTAGCCTGGCTGCAGGTGCGTATTCGGGTATTCCTTTAACGCATCGCGATGCATCCCAAATGGTGCTCTTTGTAACCGGTCATACTAAAAAAGGCAGGAAAACAGGACTGAATTTCGATTGGCCGATGTTGGCAGCATTTGATGGAACCATCGTTTTTTATATGGGTGTGAAACATATTGACCAGATTTCACAACAATTGATAGAGGCTGGAAAATCACCTGAAACCCTCGTGGCTGTTATAGAAAATGGCACCCTATTGCACCAACGGGTTATTTCTGGTAATTTGGCGGGCATTGCCGACGATGTCATAGCAGCTGGTATCGGAACGCCAGCGCTGATCATTGTTGGAGAGGTGGTTCGGTACCACCAGGAATTGAATTGGTTTGAAAATATTCAAAAACAATTTCATCAAAGGATTGCCTGA
- the epsC gene encoding serine O-acetyltransferase EpsC, whose amino-acid sequence MSQTPTYILSSKIPKKKQVIEFAQELVDYLFPVVENEKTYEARHLKKLDSLKNQLSEILFAFGDNYQVNKEDINSSFFENLDQVKEKLLLDADALQQFDPAAKSLEEVVLTYPGFMAVMCYRIANVLYKLQVPLVPRIISEWAHSITGIDIHPGANIGVPFLIDHGTGVVIGETSVIGKNVKVYQGVTFGALAVKKEEAEKKRHPTIEDNVIVYANSTILGGKTIIGHDSIIGGNCFIVESVPSQSIVYHQPITTVKNKKDFAEPLNWVI is encoded by the coding sequence ATGTCTCAAACCCCTACCTATATATTGAGTTCTAAGATTCCTAAGAAAAAGCAGGTGATCGAATTTGCGCAGGAATTGGTGGATTACCTGTTCCCTGTTGTGGAAAATGAAAAGACTTATGAGGCGCGCCACCTTAAAAAACTGGATAGTCTTAAGAACCAGTTATCAGAAATATTATTTGCATTCGGTGATAATTACCAGGTGAACAAGGAGGATATAAATAGCAGTTTTTTTGAAAATCTCGATCAGGTTAAAGAGAAATTGCTACTAGATGCTGATGCATTGCAACAGTTTGACCCGGCTGCAAAATCGCTGGAAGAAGTGGTCCTGACCTATCCGGGTTTTATGGCAGTGATGTGTTATAGGATTGCCAATGTGTTGTATAAACTCCAGGTTCCATTAGTGCCGAGGATTATCAGCGAGTGGGCGCATTCGATTACCGGAATAGATATCCATCCGGGTGCAAATATCGGGGTGCCTTTCCTGATTGACCATGGAACAGGGGTAGTTATTGGTGAAACTTCTGTAATTGGAAAAAATGTGAAAGTTTACCAGGGTGTGACTTTTGGTGCACTTGCAGTTAAAAAGGAAGAAGCGGAAAAGAAAAGACATCCAACGATAGAAGATAATGTGATAGTGTATGCAAACAGTACAATCCTGGGCGGAAAGACCATTATTGGGCATGACAGTATAATTGGTGGTAACTGTTTTATTGTGGAGTCAGTTCCATCCCAAAGTATTGTGTATCACCAACCCATCACCACAGTAAAGAATAAAAAAGATTTTGCTGAACCCTTAAACTGGGTCATTTAA